The Molothrus ater isolate BHLD 08-10-18 breed brown headed cowbird chromosome 1, BPBGC_Mater_1.1, whole genome shotgun sequence genome includes a window with the following:
- the HEY1 gene encoding hairy/enhancer-of-split related with YRPW motif protein 1, giving the protein MGETGAGRGAGRALGALLPRPAARRLPEGRPRPAAPGPAVGAMKRAHPEYSSSDSEELDEAVEVEKESADENGNLSSAAGSMSPSTTSQILARKRRRGIIEKRRRDRINNSLSELRRLVPSAFEKQGSAKLEKAEILQMTVDHLKMLHTAGGKGYFDAHALAMDYRSLGFRECLAEVARYLSIIEGLDASDPLRVRLVSHLNNYASQREAASSAHAGIGHIPWGSAFGHHPHIPHPLLLAQNGHGNSSTTASPTEPHHQTRIAAPHAETPSLRVPPNGSVGPVLPVVTSTTKLSPPLLSSMASLSAFPFSFGSFHLLSPNVLSPSTPTQSAALSKPYRPWGTEIGAF; this is encoded by the exons ATGGGAGAGACGGGCGCCGGGCGAGGCGCGGGACGCGCTCTGGGCGCGCTCCTcccgcgccccgccgcccgccgcctccccgagggccgcccgcgccccgccgcccccggccccgccgtcGGTGCCATGAAGCGGGCGCACCCCGAGTACAGCTCGTCGGACAGCGAGGAGCTGGATGAGGCCGTCGAGGTGGAGAAGGAGAGCGCAGACGAGAATGG GAACCTCAGCTCGGCCGCGGGCTCCATGTCTCCCTCCACCACCTCGCAGATCCTGGCCAGGAAGAGGCGCCGAGGG ATCATCGAGAAGCGCCGCCGCGACCGCATCAACAACAGCCTGTCCGAGCTGAGGAGGCTGGTGCCCAGCGCCTTTGAGAAGCAG GGATCAGCCAagctggaaaaagcagagattCTGCAGATGACTGTCGATCACCTGAAAATGCTGCATACAGCAGGGGGGAAAG GTTATTTTGATGCTCACGCTTTGGCTATGGACTACCGGAGTCTCGGGTTTCGAGAGTGCCTGGCTGAGGTTGCTCGATACCTGAGTATCATAGAGGGTCTGGATGCCTCGGACCCCCTGCGGGTGCGACTCGTGTCTCATCTCAACAACTACGCCTCTCAGCGGGAGGCGGCGAGCAGTGCACACGCTGGCATTGGACACATTCCTTGGGGCAGCGCCTTTGGACATCACCCTCACATACCTCACCCATTGCTGCTGGCTCAAAATGGGCATGGTAACAGCAGTACTACAGCATCTCCCACAGAACCACATCACCAGACCAGAATTGCTGCCCCTCATGCTGAAACTCCCTCACTCAGAGTGCCCCCAAATGGCAGCGTCGGACCAGTGCTTCCTGTGGTCACATCTACCACCAAACtgtctcctcctcttctctcctccATGGCATCTTTGTCTGCGTTCCCCTTCTCGTTTGGCTCCTTTCATCTGCTGTCCCCCAACGTGCTGAGCCCATCGACACCAACGCAGTCAGCAGCGCTCAGCAAACCCTACAGACCCTGGGGGACTGAGATTGGCGCCTTCTGA